In Arcobacter ellisii, a genomic segment contains:
- a CDS encoding response regulator transcription factor, whose amino-acid sequence MQNDFINKLNAFTVLYAEDEDGIRNNIQEILQHLFKEVYSAKNASEAYMKYLETNPDLIITDIKMGNETGIDLVKKIRKSDSKTRIIITSAFTDLEYLLQATELHLIKYIVKPITQDKLMEALEAFVNSYDNSKIYNLIPNWIFDYSKAIVSNGKEEFTLTKKENTFLKLLISKNRIITYEELETNIWDEDSVMTSNAMRLFIKNFRKKLPKDFLKNVQGVGYKLVRD is encoded by the coding sequence ATGCAAAATGATTTTATAAATAAACTTAATGCCTTTACAGTTTTATACGCAGAAGATGAAGATGGAATTAGAAATAATATTCAAGAGATTCTTCAACATCTATTTAAGGAAGTTTATAGTGCAAAAAATGCTAGTGAAGCATATATGAAATATCTTGAAACTAATCCTGATTTAATTATAACTGATATAAAAATGGGAAATGAAACAGGTATTGATTTAGTTAAAAAAATCAGAAAATCAGATTCTAAAACAAGAATTATTATTACCTCAGCATTTACAGATTTAGAATATTTACTTCAAGCAACAGAACTTCATTTGATTAAATATATAGTAAAACCAATAACTCAAGATAAATTAATGGAAGCATTAGAAGCTTTTGTAAATAGTTATGATAACTCAAAAATTTATAATCTAATTCCTAACTGGATTTTTGATTACAGTAAAGCCATTGTTTCAAATGGAAAAGAGGAGTTTACTTTAACAAAAAAGGAAAATACCTTCTTAAAGTTACTTATTAGTAAAAATAGAATTATCACTTATGAAGAATTAGAAACGAATATTTGGGATGAAGATTCTGTTATGACTTCAAATGCTATGAGACTTTTTATAAAAAACTTTAGAAAAAAACTTCCTAAAGATTTTTTAAAAAATGTTCAAGGAGTTGGATATAAGTTAGTTAGAGATTAA